The genomic window agggcctcagctccctcccagggaacaatccCTTCCCAGTATCCCTCTGGTAGTGGGAAGCCATtctccatttcctcttgtccagACAAAAGCCCTTGGGCTGGGATGGTGGGTGCAGGTCTTGAGTTGGGGTTTTGGGCTGGGTGCCAGATCCATCAACACCTCTGGTGCTAAGCTggtctctctcctcctctccacaGGCATTAAGAACTGTGACCCCAAAGGCCCCCTGATGATGTACATCTCCAAAATGGTGCCAACCTCTGACAAGGGACGTTTCTACGCTTTCGGCCGTGTCTTCTCTGGTCTCGTCTCAACTGGCTTGAAAGTCAGAATCATGGGACCAAACTACACCCCCGGCAAGAAGGAGGATCTGTACCTGAAGCCAATTCAAAGGTGTGTCCTGGCTGGGGTGTTGAGGGGTTCTGGTGCTGTCTCAGCTCTCCTCTCATGTCTGAGGGCCTGTCAAGTGCTTGGCTATGGGCTCAGTGGgatctcctccccatcccagcctcacTAACCCAACTTTCCCCTCAGGACCATTCTCATGATGGGCCGCTACGTGGAGCCCATCGAGGACGTGCCTTGTGGAAACATCGTGGGGCTGGTCGGTGTGGACCAGTTCCTCGTGAAGACTGGAACCATCACCACCTTTGAGCACGCCCACAACATGAGGGTGATGAAGTTCAGCGTCAGCCCCGTGGTGCGCGTGGCCGTGGAGGCCAAGAACCCGGCCGACCTGCCCAAGCTGGTGGAGGGGCTGAAGCGCCTGGCCAAGTCTGACCCCATGGTGCAGGTGAGTGCCTGGTGCAGGAATGGATCCGGGGGTGCTGCCTGCACTCCTGGGCAAGTATTGAGTTGGGTGTTGGTCCCTGGCTTGGTGCTCTGACACCAGCAGATCGGTGGGGAGAACATCCAGAGGTAGCTCAGTGGGTCAAACACAACACGGAGAGAGTTGCTGGTGTTTGTGGCTGTGGCTCGTTCTGAAGCTTCACCTGCTGTTCCCAGTGCATCATTGAGGAGTCAGGGGAGCACATCATCGCTGGCGCCGGGGAGCTGCACCTGGAGATCTGCCTGAAGGACCTGGAGGAGGACCACGCCTGCATCCCCATTAAGGTAGAGAGGCTGAGTgctggctgagctcagggctggggctttGTCCAGCTCTGGTGCCTCACGCCCACCCCGTCCCCGCAGAAATCGGATCCCGTGGTGTCATACCGCGAGACGGTGAGCGAGGAGTCCAACGTGATGTGCCTTTCCAAGTCCCCCAACAAACACAACCGGCTGTACATGAAGGCACGGCCCTTCCCCGACGGGCTGGCCGAGGACATCGACAAGGGCGAGGTGTCGGCCCGGCAGGAGCTGAAGCAGCGGGCGCGGTACCTGGCTGAGAAGTACGAGTGGGACGTCACCGAGGCCAGGAAGATCTGGTGCTTCGGGCCCGACGGCACCGGCCCCAACATCCTCACCGACATCACCAAGGGAGTGCAGTACCTCAACGAGATCAAGGACAGCGTGGTGGCCGGCTTCCAGTGGGCCACCAAGGAGGTGAGGCCTGGTGTCTTGGTCTGGGTGGCATCCAGGGTTCGACACGTCCTTATTTTTGTAATGCTTCTCATGGAGCAAAATGTAATATCTGGGCAGTGAACAACAGAACTGGCTTCAGGAGGAAAGGTGCTCTGAGGGTCTTGGCCTTATCTAGCAATTATTTTCAGGGTTAGACAGGAGAGGACTGCAGGGTAAATTGACAGACTGGGAACAGCAACTGGAAAGATTCATTTTCCTGTTTACCATTCAGTTTCAGTCTGAGGGAGATTTCAGGCCAGCAACTTCTATGACATTACtgagaccaaaaaaaaccccaaccattTTCCTTGGCCAAATACTTGGGTTTCAGCACCATAAATGTGTGACAGCTCTTGTGGCTTGAACCTCAGATCTGATCACgaggatgctgcagtgctggcacagggctgggacctGGTGCCCCTTAAGTTGGGAAAGACCTCCTAGAGTCCAACCTTTGTAGGTTTGAAGGTTCATCCTTCAGCAGGATGTTGAGTGGCACCTGGGTGGGCTTTCTGCTCAAGGAGCTACTGCCTACAAAGGTTTGAAGGTTCATCCCTCAGCAAGGAGATTGAATGGCTCCTGGGTGGGCTTGCTGCTCAAGGAGCTGCTTCCACAGAGCTCCTGTGAGCCAAGGGAGCAGCACCTCATCTGGGGACATTACATTTCGATCGCGAGGATGCTGCAGtgatggcacagggctgggagctggtgcCCCTTAGACCCCTTAAGCTGGGAAAGGCCTCCCACAGTCCCGCTTTGTAGGTTGGAAGGCTCATCCCTCAGCAGGGAGCTCAGGTGGCTCCTGGGCGGGCTtgcttctccaggagctgcttgcacagagctgtgagctgagggagcagcaccCCCTGTGGCTGTGTGCCCCGGGTGGTGACGCCTGTCCCCGccgtgccctggcagggggtgcTGTGTGAGGAGAACATGCGCGCCGTGCGCTTCGACGTGCATGACGTGACCCTGCACGCCGACGCCATCCACCGCGGCGGCGGCCAGATCATCCCCACGGCCCGGCGCTGCCTCTACGCCTGCGTGCTGACCGCCCAGCCTCGCCTCATGGAGCCCATCTACCTGGTGGAGATCCAGGTGAGCAGCGCTCTTGGGATATTTGCCAGCATTGCAGGTGGGACCTGCCTgggcttgtctggcccttggtGCTGAACCAAACAGTGGCACTGGGGTGTTTGACCCCAgggacacttttggctgcctgggtgatGCAGTTGGCACGtggggacaagtccaggcctgcaggagctctggtggtgctgggatggagcttccccccataacaggggctgctcctcaggtttgCCTCTGCCAGAGGAGCTTTAAGgagatggtgaaggaaaggagtcggttctgatggagggtttggatccagagctttattctggcctctgaatgcagcaccagctccaacagaactccctgagcccgtggctgctgctcctttgaaccctggggagaggggcagggaaggggcagggagccaccaagcagggacaggaggggagggacaaaggacacctggatgcccaatgccccccaggggtagagggcatcctttggatctgccaatcactcgaggcccttctggaatgccaggactgacagacagtgctgggcaggggtcagggtggggaaaggagaggtgacactgacacacctgggagggaatcTGCAGGGGAGGGACCCAGGTTCTGAGGTGAACCCTGAAATCACAAAGCaatgcagcccctgccagccctcaggGAAGGGGGGACGGCAGCTGGGTGCAATCCTGACTCCAATCTCTCCTGCAGTGCCCGGAGCAGGTGGTGGGAGGCATCTACGGGGTGCTGAACAGGAAACGTGGCCACGTGTTTGAGGAGACCCAGGTGGCCGGGACCCCCATGTTCGTGGTCAAGGCCTACCTGCCTGTCAACGAGTCCTTTGGTGAGTCCTGGAGCCAtcctgggaggagggagagccTTGGGCAGGGCCTCAGGAGATCCTCGAGTTGAGCTGTTCAGCCAGCACTGAaccgtgtccccaagtgccacatccacacagatggggactccagcactgccctgggcagccatgcCAGGCTTGACCATCCTTCTGGGGAAAAAGTTCTTCTGGGGAAATCTCCAAGCCTTCCTTGGTACAGCTTAGGGgtgtttcctctcatcctgtcactgggtGCCCAGGAGAAGAGACCAAGGTTGCAGAacattttgggttggaagggacatttcaGGGTCTttcagtgccacccctgccatgtgcagggacaccttccactatccctggccttggagatttccagggatccaggggcagccacagctgctttgggaattcatcccagcccttcccagccaggaattccttcccaataccccatctatccctgcccactggcagtgggaagccattctcCATGTCCTGCCCTTCCATATgtttgtccaaagtccctcccCAGTTTTAGGCATTAAAAGGGTCTCTAAGTTCTTCTTGGAGCCTTTTCTCCATTCCTACCTCACATTGGTTGGGATCTCAGGAGGCTTttgagagctgctctgggttCCTCCATGGAAACAAGGAGAGGGCTATCCATGGACGCAGCATTGAACTACGACCACTCCTGTCCTTACCTCACCTTTTATCTTCTCCCTCGCAGGTTTCACAGCGGATTTGAGGTCCAACACGGGTGGCCAGGCCTTCCCCCAGTGCGTCTTTGACCACTGGCAGATCCTGCCCGGGGACCCCTTCGACAGTGCCACCCGGCCAGCCCAGGTGGTGGCCGAGACCCGCAAACGCAAAGGGCTGAAGGAAGGAATCCCTGCCCTCGACAACTTCCTGGACAAACTCTAATGACACTCATGGAActctgggagagcaggaaaaatttaattaattagcGTTATCACCCATGCCGCCAGGGGCTATAGACGCCTGTGACCACCATCTTGTTAATTAAATGGGTTTCATAGCGATTTTGAGAACttcaaatgaggaaaacaaacaaaaaaaaaaaaaaaagccttataGGTTTCTGTGTTGCACATGACTCATCTTTGCCATTGTAACTAAAACATTTCCACTAGATCTGCCcaattctgtatttatttgactcaaaaaaaaaatactgctgcAGAATGGCCTGGAAGGGAGTGGGGGCGTGCTTAAAGAGGACaaggaaaatggggggaaagagagagggggTGAGGGTGCCTTATCTGCAGCGTGACTGTCCGTCGTGCCCATCGCCGCCTGTATTAGTGCCACTGGAATTAATAAAATTGGATAAATGGTGACGaaaagtgaatttttggggtgtttttaagGGTGAGGGTGGCGCCCTCTGGTGGGAGTGAAGGGGTGGTGCTGCGTTGGACCCGCCCATCCGCGGGGCGGGGCCTCTGGCGGGGAGTGGGCGGAGCTTGGATGCATGAGGATGCCGCGACGTGGGCAGGGCTTCATGCGGAGGTGGGCGTGGTTTGTgcgggagggggcggggcctgctGTGCTGGAATGTGGCGGCGACgacgcgggcggcggcggcccagGTTGGGAACGGGGGCCGGTGCTGCTGAGGGGTCCGTGAGGGGCGGTGTGGGACCGGGAGGGGGACGGGAGGGGCTGTGCGGGTGGGAGAGGGGTGATGGAGGGAGGCTGCGTGGCGTGGGGAGAGAGGGATGGCGCGGGGAGCGGTGTGCGGGGGTTGTGAGGcctgtggggtggggtggggaagGAACGGGAGGAATGGGGGGGGCTGTGGgtgtgggggctgtggggctgggaggtgctgcGGATCGGGAAAGGGGTGGAGAGGGATTGGGGGGAGCTGTGGGATAGGGAGGGGCAGTGTGGGATCGGGTTGGGAGGGGCcgtggggctggaaaaggaagggtagggattgggatggggagggattGGGGGGCCGTGGGTGTGAGAGGGGCTCTGGGGAattggggtggggaggggctgtggggcaggaaggggatgAGGAGACGGGGTGGACGGCGGGTGTGGGcctgtggagcagggagaggctgtggcccccttcccttctctgtcccctgggttttggggtgtggtGAGACCGGGGGGCATCCCCGGGATGAGCCCGTGGTGCTGCCGCACggcaccgcccggcccggggctgcgCATCCCCCGGGGACCCGGGATCGCTGTGCTGGGTGTCGGTGTGATCTCCCGGGACACAGCCCCCCTGTTCCCGGTGCCCTGGGTGTCGGTGTGAGCTCCCGGGACACAGCCCCCCTATCCCGGTGCCACAGGTGCTGATCCCCGGCTGCTCCCCGCTCCTGACATCCAGCGCTGGCAGCGGCGGGGCGGTTCCCGCTCCGGAGGGCCCCGCAGCCATGTCCACCTTCCGCCAGGAGAGCGTGGAGGACTTCTATGagatgggagaggagctgggcaggtgaGGCTGGTCCCGCTGCCTTCTCGGGGGGCTTccatggctgcagccctgccgggaGCTTCGCTGGATCCGGCTGCTGCATCCCCCGCGGTGTCCCTGCGCCCCCTCTGTGCGCGGTCAGGCACCTCTGGCAGATagagatttctttaaaaagcgTTAATTAACGTTGTTCCCGGTGGAGCTCCCGTCCGGGGCTGGCGGCTTCCGGCCCTCCTCGCCTGGCCCGGCGCCTGTGGGAAGGATCCAGGGTGACTCAGAGCCCGCAGATGGGATTTAATCAGCCGGGATGCAGAGGCGGCGCTGGGGGAGCCGCCTCGGGATCCTCCAGCGCTGCCCCGGCTGCACCAGCCCCGCGCCGTGGCCCCTCCTCGGGCACTTGGGCAGCAAAAGCGTTTTGGGTCActtaagtggtttttttttttcaagcagagGAACTTCCAGGAGTTGCTGCAGGTTCTTTTGCCTCTCTGTGGCTGGGGTTGTTTGTGAGCCGTGGGGAGGGATGCGGTGGCCATGGCTGGACCCACTCTGCcctccagggctgtgtgtgtccctggccACGATGCAGGGCTGTATAAAGGTATAAAATAGTCTCCCTGGCATGATTCAGGGATGGATAAAGGTGTAAAGGAGTCTCCCTTGCCATGATTCAGGGATGGATAAAGGTGTAAAGGAGTCTCCCTGGCCATGGTTCAGGGATGGATAAAGGAGTCTCCCTTGCCACGATTCAGGGATGGATAAAGTCGTAAAGGAGTCTCAGGTCCAGGTGCAGTCACTCTGATTTCCGACATTTCCCCTCCACCTGCCTTCTCCATCAGGGCTTTGGGGTCTCCTGGGACCACTGGGCTCTGGGGTTTGCTCCTGGGGGCTcctgcctgggaaggaggagggcaTCTCCCACCCTGGCTGatcacagcagcacctgaacAACCCAGGGAGGATCGGCAGCTGCCACATTCCTGGCAGGAATTTGCCAGAGCCCGGGAGCGGGTGGGCATCCCCAGATCTCAGCTCATGGCGGGGAAGGCTCATCCTGCAGTGCCCTCCGtggagctgtggcaggcaggacgtgctgtgctccctcccccTGCAGCGGGCAGTTCGCCATCGTCAGGAAGTGCCGGGAGAGGAAGACGGGGCTGGAGTACGCGGCCAAGTTCATCAAGAAGCGGCGGCTGTCGTCGAGCCGCAGGGGCGTGAGCCGCGAGGAGATCGAGCGCGAGGTGGACATCCTGCGCGAGATCCAGCACCCCAACATCATCACCCTGCACGACATCTTCGAGAACAAGACCGACGTGGtgctcatcctggagctggTGTCCGGCGGGGAGCTCTTCGACTTCCTGGCCGAGAAGGAGTCGCTGACGGAGGAGGAGGCCACGCAGTTCCTCAAGCAGATCCTGGACGGGGTGCACTACCTGCACTCCAAGCGCATCGCCCACTTCGACCTGAAGgtgagctctgggagctgcaggcaccctgtgttcagcactgggagcagggatgagcCCCCAgatgggctctgggagctgcaggcaccctgtgttcagcactgggagcagggatgagcCCCCAgatgggctctgggagctgcaggcaccctgtgttcagcactgggagcagggatgagcCCTCAgatgggctctgggagctgcagacaccctgtgttcagcactgggagcagggatgagcCCCCAgatgggctctgggagctgcacacaccctgtgttcagcactgggagcagggatgagcCCAGCTCCCAGGTGAGGTGTGGAAATCAGTGCTAGGGAGTGGGGGTCAGTGCActcctgcagagcagtggggctggagctTGGGATCTCTCCCAGCTTGAGGCACTCATCCTCCCCTCTGGAAtgaggagcccagggcagcttccccaggctgctgtgtaGGGACAgacccagctcctctccccccacaGCCAGAGAACATCATGCTGCTGGACAAGAACGTGCCAAACCCTCGCATCAAACTCATCGACTTTGGGATCGCCCACAAGATTGAGGCTGGGAATGAGTTCAAGAATATCTTTGGGACCCCAGAGTTTGTAGGTGGGCATTCCTGAGGGCTCCTTGGGGTACTGAAAGCTTTGGATTAATCCTGGAGAGACACCCAGCACtcgggtgctgctgctgccaggatgTGTCCATGGGGCCAGGCTTCCTTCCCCCACAATAAatccattttcttccctttcctcctaAAGCCCCAGAAATTGTGAACTACgagcccctggggctggaggcCGACATGTGGTGAGTGATTCCCCTCCCGAGCCCCTTCCATGGCTCCAGCAGCCAATCCCCTCGTGCTGCTGGATCTGCCCTCCTGCCAAAAGCTCTGTGTGGCTTCATCCTCCTCCGTGTGGCttcatcctcctctccctctctcttccagGAGCATCGGGGTCATCACCTACATCCTGTGAGTAtgaggcagctctggagggaACAGGGCTGCAGGATGAGCCCCCCACCTCGGGCTGGAGcctttttggggtgtcccaagCCACTCTCTCCTCAGGCTGAGCGGAGCCTCCCCGTTCCTGGGGGAGACGAAGCAGGAGACGCTGACCAACATCTCCGCTGTCAACTACGACTTCGATGAGGAATATTTCAGCAACACCAGTGAGCTGGCCAAGGACTTCATCCGCCGCCTGCTGGTCAAGGACCCCAAGTAagggacagggagcacagctgggcttcctctgggagaggggacagtcccccctgcccaccctgctgtgcacaggcagctcctctctcctgcctgcGCCAGGGTGGGGTGAGTTCTGGGACCACCCCAAGGGTGCAGTAGCTCCACTGGGGTTTGGGAGGGTTTGAGCCGGGCCCCCAGGGCTCAGGGTTTGGGAAGGagcagtggggacaggaggtTCCCACAGCATCCTCTGCCTGTGCTTCCCTTGGGAGGCAGTTTGAGGGGTTGGGGGctggacacagctcctgcctggggggGCCCTGAGTGCAGCAAGGCTCAGCCTGACCCCAAAGGCAATCACAGGATccaagctgcttttccagggctgtaagagggaaagaggagcagaGCCTCTGCCCTGATCCCAGCCTTGCTGTGTTTGCAGGAAGCGAATGACCATCgcccagagcctggagcaccCTTGGATTAAGGTGAGAAGTGAAAGAATCGGCCCTTTTTGGGTGCCTGACCCCCGAGGccggggctctgctgctcccccagccctgtgggggcCGGTTTGGTGTCACTGCCTGTGACAcctgctgcagccaccactgTCCCTGCCACAGGTGATCAAGAGGAGGAACGTCCGCAATGAGGACAGCTGCAAGAAGCCCGAGCGGCGCCGGCTGAAGACCACGCGCCTGAAGGAGTACACCATCAAATCCCACTCCAGCATGCCCCCCAACAACACCTACATCAACTTCGAGCGCTTCTCCAAGGTCATGGAGGAGGTGGCCGCGGCCGAGGAGAGCCTccgagagctggagaggaacaaGAAGTCCTTCCAGGAGGACATCGAGGCGCTGCTGTCCATCTACGAGGAGAAGGAGTCGTGGTACAAAGAGGAGAACGAGAGCATCAGCCAGGACCTGCGGCAGATccggcaggagctgcagaagacGGAGGCGCTGAAGAAGCAGGCGCAGGAGGAGACCAAGAGCGTGGTGCAGGCGGCCAACGGGCTCAAGCGGCGCTACCGCAAGCTGGAGAACCACTACGAGGCCCTGGCCAAGCAGGTGGCCTCGGAGATGAAGTTTGTGCAGGAGCTGGTGTGGTCCATCGAGCGCgagaagctgcagagcagcgAGGGCGACGGCAGCATCCGCTAACCCTGCTCACCCCCGGGGGctctggtgtccctgctcatcccCGGGGGCTCCGCTGCTCCTCAGTGCCCCTGCTCATCCCCGGGGGCTCCGCTGCTCCCCGgtgcccctgctcctccctggggcCTCCGCTGCTCCTCAgtgcccctgctcctccctggggcCTCCGGTGCCCCTGCTCACCCCCAGGGACTCCACTGCTCCCCAGTGCCCCTACTCACCCCCGGGGCCTGCGGTGCTCCCCGGTGCCCCTGCTCACCCCCAGGGACTCCACTGCTCCCCAGTGCCCCTGCTCACCCCCGGGGGCTCCGCTGCTCCCCGgtgcccctgctcctccctggggcCTCCGGTGCCCCTGCTCACCCCCGGGGACTCCACTGCTCCCCAGTGCCCCTGCTCACCCCCAGGGGCTCCGCTGCTCCTCAGTGCCCCCACTCCTCCCTGGGGGCTCCGGTGCTCCCCAgtgcccctgctcctccctggggcCCCTGGTGCCCCAGCTCACCCCTGGCCTTGCCGGTGTGCAGGGGGTGCTTGTGCCTCCCTGGAGCCCCCACCTcggggggctggggctgtgccactcCGGGGCTTCCCacgtgcagctcctgcctggctcgtgtccctgccctccctgggatGTTTGTCCCCTCCTGTCACCCGGGTCCcctgagctgccccagtgccccgTGGAGGGGTTGGTGGGCAGGGCTCCCctctcactgcagcagcagccacgcATGGGCTGGGACCAAGGACTGATCCCTGCGTGGCCTCACGCTCCGCAGgcccccctgcaccccacattccccccaggctgctgcaccccctgtccccctgtcccagccctggctcccccTTTTCCCACAATAAATAAAGGTTTCTGTGTAGTGGGGTGGCTGCCATGGTGGGACAGGGCTTGGGAGGGAGATAAGGATGTGCCCCGTGGTGACAGCTCCCCCAGTGTGCTCCCATCCAGAGGGACTTCCTTAATTTGGGGGAAGAATGCTTTTTATTCCTTATGAAACCCAGTGCTGGTAGGTGAGCTTGCTGTGGTGGGCGTGGAGGGAGGTCTGGGGGTGGTTTGTGGGGTGTTCCCAGCCTGGGGGAGCCCCCAGCTCCTCTTGCCTGAGATCCCTcactcctggggacagggggagccAGGTCCCAAAGCGTTCTCACGTTCCAGAGAACACCAGAGCACGGAGCACGTTTCCCCCGGGAGCACCGCGGGCTTTCCGACTGCCTGGGGCCCCCTGGAGCCAAGATGCAGCAGAATTTGATCCGGGGGAAGCACCAGCCAAATGCCAGCGGGCGGCAGGCCAGGGTGGCTTCacctccagctcagctccaggcccagggcGTTTGCTccgtttggggtttatttgtcACTCTTCTGTGTCCCCTGTGGCTCCCTGGGGACCAGGGGGGCTGTGCCCcatggccctgtccctgctgacgTTCCAGCAGGTGTAGGTTTCACCCCCCTGCGCGGGACACGTGGACCTGGGATAATTTGATCTGCCCTGGTGTTCCCTGCCAAGGCCCTTGGCTGCCGGGGGAGGTGGCGTGACCGGggctgtcccagtgtccagcacGGCCACCAGCCCTGGCCACGTGAgtgaggggacacctgggggcacaCGGTGTGGATCTGGCGCAGCCCCGGCTCTGCCTGCACAGGCAGGGGCTGAAGGGATGGATGGAAACCCTGCAGTGCCGGCTGTTccccagctggccaaaggtcACATAGTGAGAAACATTTCCTGGATTCTCTTCCTGCCCGGGCTTTGGGTTTCACGCTCCCAAAAGGCTCTTGGAAGTCACCGGTCATTCACCCCggccctggagcaggcagggggaTCTCGCTCACGTGGATGCACGAAATTACACCAAAATAGCtctaaaaaagcagaatttggggtGTGATTCACGATGCCACAAGTCTCCTAATCCCGAGGCCTGCAGGAGTTCTGGaatgggctgtgctgccccaggggctTCCAGCACTGGGACGTTCCCAGGATGTTCTGCTCCAGCCCCCTCttagcagctggagctgccacccCCCCTCTGTGGACAGAGACaccaaaatgccttttttagGCTCCCATTTCTGCTTCCCAGAGCTTGGCAGGCGGTGGGAGCGAGGGCTTTTCCCTTATAAGTCTTCACAAGCCCCAAACGCTTTTGTGCGGCTCAAGCCAacctgtgcaggcacagggaaacCCCAcggctgcagccctgagctctgggcagtgctgcccagggtgACAGGTCACAGTCCCTGCCCGGGGACAGTGCCAGCACGGTGGGGTGGGTGTCCCCAGATCCCTTTCTGGCCatgccatccctgcccagcacaacTGGGAAAGCATCGGGGTGGGACGAGAGCAAGGAGATGGACCTGGCTCCCCTCGGGCTGCTGAAAGCCCCCCTGGGTGGGTTTCTGGGTTATTAActtaaaaattaactaaaattaaattaattaattaaaagcagctgcttttccagagcaGTTCCTAATTCAGGCCCCAAAATCTTGGGAAGGGACCCCCCAGCCAAGTTATTTcagtgctgagagctgcccGTGCTCATCCCCCAGGCGCTGCATGGGGAGGCCCCGCACGCATTCAGGGATGGCACTGACCCCTCTCAGGCTGAAATCTGGATGCTGTTTTACCTTTCATGCCTGAAATGGCTCCTTGGGAAGCACAGTTCTCATTTCTCTTCAgggatggcactgccctgtgacTGCCCCTCTCAATCTGAAATCTGGATGCTGTTTTACCTTTCATGCCTGAAATGGC from Molothrus aeneus isolate 106 chromosome 27, BPBGC_Maene_1.0, whole genome shotgun sequence includes these protein-coding regions:
- the EEF2 gene encoding elongation factor 2, with the protein product MVNFTVDQIRAIMDKKANIRNMSVIAHVDHGKSTLTDSLVCKAGIIASARAGETRFTDTRKDEQERCITIKSTAISLFYELSENDLAFIKQSKDGSGFLINLIDSPGHVDFSSEVTAALRVTDGALVVVDCVSGVCVQTETVLRQAIAERIKPVLMMNKMDRALLELQLEPEELYQTFQRIVENVNVIISTYGEGESGPMGNIMIDPVLGTVGFGSGLHGWAFTLKQFAEMYVAKFAAKGDAQLSPAERAKKVEDMMKKLWGDRYFDPATGKFSKSATSPDGKKLPRTFCQLILDPIFKVFDAIMNFKKEEAAKLIEKLDIKLDSEDKDKEGKPLLKAVMRRWLPAGDALLQMITIHLPSPVTAQKYRCELLYEGPPDDEAAIGIKNCDPKGPLMMYISKMVPTSDKGRFYAFGRVFSGLVSTGLKVRIMGPNYTPGKKEDLYLKPIQRTILMMGRYVEPIEDVPCGNIVGLVGVDQFLVKTGTITTFEHAHNMRVMKFSVSPVVRVAVEAKNPADLPKLVEGLKRLAKSDPMVQCIIEESGEHIIAGAGELHLEICLKDLEEDHACIPIKKSDPVVSYRETVSEESNVMCLSKSPNKHNRLYMKARPFPDGLAEDIDKGEVSARQELKQRARYLAEKYEWDVTEARKIWCFGPDGTGPNILTDITKGVQYLNEIKDSVVAGFQWATKEGVLCEENMRAVRFDVHDVTLHADAIHRGGGQIIPTARRCLYACVLTAQPRLMEPIYLVEIQCPEQVVGGIYGVLNRKRGHVFEETQVAGTPMFVVKAYLPVNESFGFTADLRSNTGGQAFPQCVFDHWQILPGDPFDSATRPAQVVAETRKRKGLKEGIPALDNFLDKL
- the DAPK3 gene encoding death-associated protein kinase 3 isoform X1; its protein translation is MSTFRQESVEDFYEMGEELGSGQFAIVRKCRERKTGLEYAAKFIKKRRLSSSRRGVSREEIEREVDILREIQHPNIITLHDIFENKTDVVLILELVSGGELFDFLAEKESLTEEEATQFLKQILDGVHYLHSKRIAHFDLKPENIMLLDKNVPNPRIKLIDFGIAHKIEAGNEFKNIFGTPEFVAPEIVNYEPLGLEADMWSIGVITYILHSLLRLSGASPFLGETKQETLTNISAVNYDFDEEYFSNTSELAKDFIRRLLVKDPKKRMTIAQSLEHPWIKVIKRRNVRNEDSCKKPERRRLKTTRLKEYTIKSHSSMPPNNTYINFERFSKVMEEVAAAEESLRELERNKKSFQEDIEALLSIYEEKESWYKEENESISQDLRQIRQELQKTEALKKQAQEETKSVVQAANGLKRRYRKLENHYEALAKQVASEMKFVQELVWSIEREKLQSSEGDGSIR
- the DAPK3 gene encoding death-associated protein kinase 3 isoform X2 → MSTFRQESVEDFYEMGEELGSGQFAIVRKCRERKTGLEYAAKFIKKRRLSSSRRGVSREEIEREVDILREIQHPNIITLHDIFENKTDVVLILELVSGGELFDFLAEKESLTEEEATQFLKQILDGVHYLHSKRIAHFDLKPENIMLLDKNVPNPRIKLIDFGIAHKIEAGNEFKNIFGTPEFVAPEIVNYEPLGLEADMWSIGVITYILLSGASPFLGETKQETLTNISAVNYDFDEEYFSNTSELAKDFIRRLLVKDPKKRMTIAQSLEHPWIKVIKRRNVRNEDSCKKPERRRLKTTRLKEYTIKSHSSMPPNNTYINFERFSKVMEEVAAAEESLRELERNKKSFQEDIEALLSIYEEKESWYKEENESISQDLRQIRQELQKTEALKKQAQEETKSVVQAANGLKRRYRKLENHYEALAKQVASEMKFVQELVWSIEREKLQSSEGDGSIR